A single window of Anaerobaca lacustris DNA harbors:
- a CDS encoding J domain-containing protein translates to MTTGQAYHILGLRPGAGRMEIERAYIAALGRLQRQLVPGTPLAVRRKAQEKITELTCAYQLLKSVAAPTVQPTPPVSVPSGPTPSRPAHSWVLPAGFAVAALVLVAVVFGMRSSPAPQEPKTARLRVLSVPWSYVTVDGQSLGPSGQVEAFILTPGDRTVVLRQGERILSQTVHLAEGSETIVKAQLEKGYIDVAQK, encoded by the coding sequence ATGACCACCGGCCAAGCGTATCACATCCTGGGCCTCAGACCGGGCGCCGGCCGAATGGAAATCGAGCGGGCGTATATCGCCGCACTGGGGCGGCTGCAGCGGCAGTTGGTGCCCGGCACGCCATTGGCCGTTCGCCGGAAGGCGCAGGAGAAGATCACCGAACTGACGTGTGCGTACCAGCTTCTTAAGAGCGTCGCTGCCCCGACAGTCCAACCGACGCCGCCGGTGTCCGTGCCCTCGGGCCCCACACCTTCACGCCCAGCCCACTCATGGGTCCTGCCGGCCGGTTTTGCTGTGGCCGCCCTCGTGCTCGTTGCCGTGGTGTTCGGCATGCGGTCTTCACCTGCCCCGCAAGAACCGAAGACGGCACGGCTTCGCGTCCTGTCGGTGCCCTGGTCCTATGTGACCGTGGACGGCCAATCTCTGGGGCCCAGCGGTCAAGTCGAGGCGTTCATACTGACGCCGGGAGATCGCACAGTCGTGTTGCGCCAGGGCGAGCGAATCCTGTCACAAACTGTTCATCTGGCAGAAGGCTCTGAGACCATCGTCAAGGCACAACTTGAGAAAGGGTACATCGATGTGGCACAAAAGTGA
- a CDS encoding Hsp70 family protein — MKTKTDSIQFYLGIDLGTTTTQMAVLDETGAAKVIPNADGDLTTPSIVSVAGKNPVAGRAARQDKFVEPERVAELFKRYLHVEPPPALVTSADGTPFNPVMLSAELLHYQKHSAERITGHTFKKAVIGVPAYFEQPARLATKQAGLVAGFEEVRIVDEPTLAAVFYGLAKGKAARIAVFDFGGGTFDISIMDAKEDGQIEPLAVDGDPECGGSNVDEAIFQQARQFVSGKGGQLSPEKDLAEWLEVLDRCRQAKETLARRDTAVIPVRIGETRTSMELTYDQLKELCHDIIENLRQCCQRALEKAKLQPSQIDTVLLVGGSTRLRFVPELVREIFGKDPVTDADPDMTVAKGAAIVSAACFGKPDQTILVENRKYLASAVRPQITIAPRDLCVAVVRKKNNGDREEYNVPIIPAGSRLPYEAKERFSPVDAATNAVYVKLYAGHAGERSSSCTPLQEAEVQVQPTDQANNTDRIEFAIHMDAEGLVDLNVRDMLLDRPVPIRFKLDTGLSDSDIEEARKQLRARHK; from the coding sequence ATGAAGACCAAAACAGACAGCATCCAATTCTACCTGGGCATCGACCTGGGCACCACGACGACGCAGATGGCCGTCCTCGATGAAACGGGCGCTGCGAAGGTCATCCCCAACGCCGACGGCGACCTGACCACACCGTCGATCGTCTCGGTCGCCGGCAAGAACCCCGTGGCCGGCCGGGCCGCCAGGCAGGACAAGTTCGTCGAACCCGAACGGGTGGCTGAACTCTTCAAGCGGTACCTGCACGTCGAGCCGCCGCCGGCGCTCGTAACCTCAGCGGACGGCACCCCGTTCAATCCTGTGATGCTCTCGGCCGAACTGCTGCACTATCAAAAGCACAGCGCCGAGCGAATCACAGGCCACACGTTCAAGAAGGCCGTCATCGGGGTCCCCGCCTACTTCGAGCAGCCGGCCCGCCTGGCCACCAAACAAGCCGGCCTCGTCGCCGGTTTCGAAGAGGTCCGCATTGTCGACGAACCGACGCTCGCCGCCGTCTTCTACGGCCTGGCCAAGGGCAAGGCCGCCAGGATCGCCGTCTTCGACTTCGGTGGCGGCACTTTCGATATCAGCATCATGGACGCCAAAGAAGACGGTCAGATCGAACCGCTGGCCGTGGACGGCGACCCGGAGTGCGGCGGCAGCAATGTCGATGAAGCCATCTTCCAGCAGGCCAGGCAGTTCGTCTCGGGCAAAGGCGGCCAGTTGAGCCCGGAAAAGGACCTCGCCGAATGGCTCGAGGTCCTCGACCGGTGCCGACAGGCCAAAGAGACCCTCGCGCGCAGGGACACCGCCGTGATTCCCGTGCGGATCGGCGAGACGCGCACTTCGATGGAACTGACCTACGACCAGTTGAAGGAGCTTTGCCACGACATCATCGAGAACCTGCGGCAGTGCTGCCAACGGGCCCTGGAAAAGGCGAAACTCCAGCCCTCACAAATCGACACCGTCCTGCTGGTCGGTGGCAGCACGCGCCTGCGCTTTGTCCCGGAGTTGGTCCGGGAGATTTTTGGCAAAGACCCGGTGACCGACGCCGACCCGGACATGACGGTAGCCAAGGGCGCCGCCATCGTCTCGGCAGCCTGTTTTGGCAAGCCCGATCAGACCATCCTCGTCGAGAACAGAAAATACCTGGCCTCGGCGGTCCGGCCCCAGATAACAATCGCGCCGCGAGACCTCTGTGTCGCCGTTGTCAGGAAAAAGAACAACGGAGACAGGGAGGAGTACAACGTTCCCATCATCCCGGCCGGGTCCCGACTGCCGTACGAGGCGAAGGAGCGATTCAGTCCGGTCGATGCCGCAACGAATGCCGTATACGTGAAACTCTACGCCGGTCACGCCGGCGAACGGTCCAGTAGCTGCACGCCGTTGCAGGAAGCCGAGGTCCAGGTCCAGCCCACCGATCAGGCGAACAACACCGACCGCATCGAGTTCGCCATCCACATGGACGCCGAAGGTCTCGTCGATCTCAATGTGCGCGACATGCTGCTGGATCGGCCTGTGCCGATCCGGTTCAAGCTCGATACCGGGCTCTCGGACAGTGATATCGAAGAGGCCCGAAAACAGCTTCGGGCTAGGCACAAATAG
- a CDS encoding vWA domain-containing protein, which translates to MNELLELIDSATRAGADLLKRLSAGAFKANTAVSMRQPPSPSVTDDNAPRDTAIVIDVSGSMGACDYPPSRLDGGIQAGMTYAHARAMTHPGDRIAVISFSDEAQVVLPLTPVTKRRTIQTALRKLTIEGGTDLAKGLEAAARLFEDEGSTGRRRHVVMLTDGRGGEPLKQAAKLKNKLGAVIDVVGIGGTPDAVNEALLRQVATTDPGGFCHYRFIRDPETLSSHYKQLAKGLVWNGPAE; encoded by the coding sequence ATGAACGAACTCTTGGAGTTGATCGACTCGGCAACGCGCGCAGGCGCCGATCTTCTCAAGCGGCTGTCGGCCGGCGCGTTCAAGGCCAACACAGCCGTCAGTATGCGGCAGCCGCCTTCACCCTCGGTCACCGACGACAACGCACCACGGGATACAGCGATAGTGATCGACGTATCCGGGAGCATGGGAGCCTGTGACTATCCGCCTTCGCGGCTCGATGGCGGAATCCAAGCGGGCATGACGTACGCCCACGCCCGCGCCATGACGCATCCTGGCGACCGGATCGCGGTCATCTCGTTCAGTGATGAGGCCCAGGTCGTACTGCCGCTGACGCCTGTCACCAAGAGAAGGACAATCCAAACGGCGCTTCGCAAGTTGACAATTGAAGGCGGCACGGATCTGGCCAAGGGGCTTGAGGCCGCGGCCCGGCTCTTTGAAGACGAAGGGTCAACCGGCCGTCGAAGGCACGTCGTCATGCTCACCGATGGGCGGGGAGGCGAGCCGCTGAAGCAGGCCGCCAAACTCAAGAACAAGCTCGGCGCGGTAATCGACGTCGTGGGCATCGGCGGAACGCCCGACGCGGTGAACGAAGCGCTGCTGCGCCAAGTCGCCACGACCGATCCCGGTGGCTTCTGCCATTACCGGTTCATCCGGGACCCCGAGACGCTGTCGAGCCACTACAAGCAGTTGGCCAAAGGCCTCGTCTGGAACGGACCTGCAGAATGA